One Campylobacter sp. MG1 genomic window, AAATTACGACAACTATCAAACATACTAGACATATCAGTTACATTTTTTGTATCAAAGTTTAAAGGCTGATTGAAATTAGAACAATATCTAAACATCTTACTCATATTAGTTACTTTGCTTGTATCAAGTTCTAAAGGTTGATTGAAATTACGACAACTATCAAACATATAACTCATATTTACTACATTTTTTGTATCAAAGTTTAAAGGCTGATTGAAATTACGACAACTATCAAACATACTAG contains:
- a CDS encoding BspA family leucine-rich repeat surface protein, with the protein product SMFDSCRNFNQPLNFDTKNVVNMSYMFDSCRNFNQPLELDTSKVTNMSKMFRYCSNFNQPLNFDTKNVTDMSSMFDSCRN